One segment of Anatilimnocola aggregata DNA contains the following:
- a CDS encoding VIT domain-containing protein, with protein MKRALSAAGWMFFLAVIAAYSTAWGPAASAQGVLIIIDHPHPVPLPRPIPPWPHPRPTPPTPAISYKIKELSYQAKIKDQIAQVQVSQTFVNTGSQIAQVQFVFPLPYEGAIDRMTFMVDGKEYDAKLLEAKKAREIYEGYVRRNQDPALLEWVGTGMFQTSVFPVPPGAERKVTLKFSQLLRKDHQLTDFLLPLSTAKYTSSPVEKVSIEASIETTAEIKSVYSPTYPIEVKRPDSKHAIVKYEATNVVPATDFRLFFDTNDGKLGASLISYRPESSEEGFFLMLASPEIKADNADRPAKTVIIVADRSGSMSGKKIEQAKEAIKFVLNNLRKGDTFNIVAYDSAVESFKPELQKFDDETRKQALGFVEGLYAGGSTNIDGALTTALGMIKDDTRPNYVLFLTDGLPTAGETNEGKIVANAKNNNKIRTRMINFGVGYDVNSRLLDRLSRDNFGQSEYVRPNEDIEAHVSRLYSKMSSPMLTGVKVKIEVDAASVESGPAINRVYPKEVYDLFAGEQLVMVGRYKKPGEAKVAISGKIGGDEKKYDFPATLVEKSNDQTYAFVEKLWALRRVGEIIDEIDLKGKNDELVKELISLATKHGILTPYTSFLADDLARPGQLSDARENLEQTRRLVDRLGEAEGLSGVAQRAEKKSLQEAKTAGNTTRSYAMSPRGEAASGPAAPLVTGRPAAAKQDYAGGGAGAGFGNAAPQAGLAQNKFRDIDSDKEIAADAVQNVGSQTLYRRGKLWIAANAQTVDPEKDQAKIKKIKRFSDEYFALVKANTADENAVLATQQNDEQLLVTLRGQTYQIE; from the coding sequence ATGAAACGGGCGTTGTCAGCAGCGGGTTGGATGTTCTTTCTGGCGGTCATTGCCGCTTACTCCACAGCTTGGGGCCCGGCGGCCTCAGCCCAAGGGGTGCTGATCATCATCGATCATCCTCACCCGGTGCCGCTGCCACGACCGATTCCGCCCTGGCCTCATCCCCGCCCCACTCCGCCGACACCAGCCATTTCGTACAAGATCAAAGAGCTGTCGTACCAGGCCAAGATCAAGGACCAGATTGCCCAGGTGCAGGTCTCGCAGACTTTCGTGAACACTGGCAGCCAGATCGCTCAGGTGCAGTTCGTCTTTCCGCTGCCGTACGAAGGGGCCATCGACCGGATGACCTTCATGGTCGACGGCAAAGAGTACGACGCTAAGTTGCTCGAAGCGAAGAAGGCCCGCGAAATCTACGAGGGCTACGTGCGGCGCAATCAAGACCCAGCTCTGCTGGAGTGGGTTGGCACCGGCATGTTCCAGACGAGTGTCTTTCCGGTACCTCCCGGGGCAGAACGGAAGGTCACACTCAAGTTCAGTCAGTTGCTGCGGAAAGATCATCAGCTAACCGACTTCTTGTTGCCCCTTTCGACAGCCAAGTACACCAGCAGTCCGGTGGAGAAGGTCTCGATCGAAGCGAGCATCGAAACAACCGCAGAGATCAAGAGCGTCTATAGCCCAACTTATCCCATCGAAGTAAAACGGCCGGATAGCAAGCACGCGATTGTTAAGTACGAAGCGACGAACGTCGTTCCCGCGACCGACTTCCGTCTGTTCTTCGATACCAACGATGGCAAATTGGGCGCGAGCCTGATTAGCTATCGTCCCGAGTCGAGCGAGGAGGGCTTCTTTCTGATGCTCGCCAGTCCGGAGATCAAGGCTGACAATGCCGACCGGCCAGCGAAGACGGTGATCATCGTCGCCGATCGCTCGGGGAGCATGAGCGGTAAGAAGATCGAGCAGGCGAAGGAAGCAATCAAGTTCGTCCTCAACAATCTGCGCAAGGGGGACACGTTCAACATCGTCGCTTACGACTCTGCCGTCGAATCGTTCAAACCCGAGCTGCAAAAGTTCGATGATGAAACGCGGAAGCAAGCGCTGGGATTTGTCGAGGGCTTGTATGCTGGCGGCAGCACGAATATCGATGGCGCGCTGACCACGGCGCTCGGCATGATTAAGGACGACACGCGTCCCAACTATGTCCTCTTCCTTACCGATGGTCTGCCGACCGCGGGTGAAACGAACGAAGGGAAGATTGTTGCCAACGCCAAGAACAACAACAAGATTCGGACCCGCATGATTAACTTTGGCGTGGGGTACGACGTGAACAGCCGGCTCCTCGATCGCCTGAGCCGCGATAACTTCGGCCAGAGCGAGTACGTGCGGCCGAACGAAGACATCGAAGCGCACGTCAGCCGGCTGTACAGCAAAATGAGCTCGCCCATGCTGACAGGCGTGAAGGTGAAGATTGAAGTTGATGCCGCTTCCGTTGAATCGGGCCCGGCGATCAATCGCGTTTATCCCAAAGAAGTTTATGACCTCTTTGCTGGCGAACAGCTGGTGATGGTTGGCCGTTACAAGAAGCCGGGCGAAGCTAAGGTCGCCATCAGCGGCAAGATTGGCGGCGACGAGAAGAAGTACGACTTCCCCGCGACACTCGTGGAAAAGAGCAATGACCAGACTTACGCGTTTGTCGAAAAGTTGTGGGCTTTGCGGCGCGTTGGCGAGATTATCGATGAGATCGATCTGAAGGGAAAGAACGACGAACTGGTAAAAGAGCTGATCTCGCTCGCCACCAAACACGGCATTCTCACACCTTACACTTCGTTCCTAGCTGACGACCTGGCTCGGCCGGGTCAACTGTCCGACGCCCGCGAGAATCTGGAACAGACGCGCCGCCTGGTCGATCGCCTGGGCGAAGCCGAAGGGCTCTCGGGCGTTGCCCAACGTGCCGAGAAGAAGTCGTTGCAAGAAGCGAAAACCGCTGGCAATACCACGCGCTCGTATGCGATGTCGCCGCGCGGCGAAGCTGCCTCTGGACCTGCTGCACCATTGGTTACCGGCCGCCCTGCAGCCGCAAAGCAAGATTACGCAGGGGGTGGTGCTGGCGCAGGCTTTGGCAATGCGGCTCCGCAGGCAGGCCTGGCCCAGAACAAATTCCGCGACATCGATAGCGATAAGGAAATTGCCGCCGACGCCGTGCAGAATGTCGGCAGCCAAACGCTCTATCGCCGCGGCAAGTTGTGGATTGCCGCCAATGCCCAAACGGTCGATCCCGAGAAGGACCAAGCCAAGATCAAGAAGATCAAACGCTTCAGCGACGAGTACTTCGCCCTGGTGAAGGCCAACACCGCGGACGAGAACGCCGTCCTGGCGACCCAACAAAACGACGAGCAACTCCTGGTCACCTTGCGCGGCCAGACGTATCAAATCGAGTAG
- the fliW gene encoding flagellar assembly protein FliW, giving the protein MQIQTTRFGTVHLEADDILLFPHGLIAFEDCRHWVLLSDGENDSLGWLQCVSRTEVALPVVSPRRFVAGYQVRVARTQLQPLELAQFDQAFVLSIVSKDGPSLTVNLKAPLVVNLDRRLGRQVITTDEQPVALAIGQPMHSLLRKSA; this is encoded by the coding sequence ATGCAAATCCAGACGACTCGCTTCGGTACGGTACACCTCGAGGCAGACGATATTCTGCTGTTTCCTCACGGGCTGATTGCCTTTGAGGACTGCCGGCACTGGGTGCTGCTGAGCGACGGCGAGAACGACTCGCTCGGTTGGTTGCAGTGTGTCTCGCGCACCGAAGTGGCCCTGCCCGTGGTCAGTCCGCGACGGTTTGTGGCCGGCTATCAAGTGCGGGTCGCTCGCACCCAACTGCAGCCGCTGGAACTGGCGCAGTTCGACCAGGCGTTTGTGCTGTCGATTGTCAGCAAAGACGGGCCGTCACTGACGGTGAATCTGAAAGCGCCGCTGGTCGTGAATCTCGACCGTCGCCTCGGCCGCCAGGTAATCACCACCGACGAGCAGCCCGTAGCGCTTGCCATCGGTCAGCCCATGCATAGCTTGCTGCGAAAATCAGCCTAG
- a CDS encoding S8 family serine peptidase, with translation MRTAWWSVSRGFAVSACMLLPLSMFAAEPTNPKEFATTRILDVWQKYDGQLTFGKGQTLALVDDGCKLAMPQWQAKTDGVPKVLVTYDSVDGDDNPQHEGRGYHGSTIGIPSSVNYDGKRGVAFNNQLAVIRGLECCHCKVADGASLAKALQWVLENHAKYNITTVNLAPVDDLAHAEPVATDIDDKLAKLRAAGVWVSAPTGNHNFTNGISWPASQPNCFAIGAVRVAEDKVYLDRHAKVDLVVPAAATSSSNAICCGSVMILREAIEKAKYDWKPDGENLPAAMLAILQRTGKEVDDPATKLTFRRLDLLAAVEHVFAKADPKPECGADEAAEQQLTALGAQVTKAGDQISQISFKDCSKLGAAEFELIANQPELKKLTLYGSCKGLNNETLPLLKKLTKLEDVSTDGMQVTDAGFGPLAEMKSLKSLSFFHPSWGSKEFVGTGLVQLAGLPNLEKLTIAGTPFNDQGMAAVGKLTQLKAFRTWHTFQTEAGNQHLLKLTNLKELRLGQRLRQYNGQPNPPSLTDDTIQVIAQLTSLESLWLDEARLSGTALAQLKGLPNLKLLTLERVDIADAEVEQLKKELPNVKIDVKPMTDEQRAALAKMLKP, from the coding sequence ATGCGCACTGCCTGGTGGTCTGTCTCTCGTGGCTTCGCCGTTTCGGCCTGCATGCTGCTGCCGCTGTCTATGTTCGCAGCTGAACCGACGAACCCGAAGGAGTTCGCGACCACGCGAATTCTCGACGTCTGGCAGAAATACGATGGCCAGCTGACGTTCGGCAAGGGACAGACTTTGGCTCTGGTCGATGACGGCTGCAAACTGGCGATGCCGCAGTGGCAAGCCAAGACCGATGGAGTGCCCAAGGTGCTGGTCACTTACGACAGTGTCGACGGCGACGACAACCCGCAGCACGAAGGGCGCGGCTATCACGGCTCGACGATTGGCATTCCGTCGTCGGTAAACTACGACGGTAAGCGTGGCGTGGCATTTAACAATCAACTGGCTGTCATTCGTGGGCTGGAATGCTGCCATTGCAAAGTGGCCGACGGCGCATCGCTGGCCAAGGCGCTGCAATGGGTGCTCGAAAATCATGCCAAGTACAACATCACCACGGTGAATCTCGCCCCCGTCGATGACCTGGCCCATGCCGAACCAGTCGCCACCGACATCGACGACAAGCTGGCCAAACTCCGTGCGGCTGGCGTTTGGGTGAGTGCTCCGACCGGCAACCATAACTTCACCAACGGCATCTCGTGGCCCGCTTCGCAGCCCAACTGCTTCGCCATCGGTGCGGTTCGCGTGGCCGAAGACAAAGTTTACTTAGATCGTCATGCCAAGGTCGATCTTGTTGTCCCCGCCGCGGCCACCAGTTCCTCGAACGCAATCTGCTGCGGCAGTGTGATGATCCTCCGCGAAGCGATCGAGAAGGCTAAGTACGACTGGAAGCCAGACGGTGAGAATCTGCCTGCTGCCATGCTCGCCATCCTGCAGCGGACGGGCAAAGAAGTGGACGATCCGGCGACGAAGCTCACCTTCCGCCGTCTCGACCTGCTCGCTGCGGTGGAACACGTCTTCGCGAAAGCAGACCCCAAGCCGGAGTGTGGTGCCGACGAAGCTGCCGAACAACAACTGACCGCCCTCGGTGCCCAAGTGACGAAGGCTGGCGATCAGATATCGCAGATCAGCTTCAAAGACTGCTCCAAGCTAGGTGCTGCGGAGTTTGAACTTATTGCCAATCAACCTGAGCTGAAAAAGCTCACCCTCTATGGCAGCTGCAAAGGCTTGAACAACGAGACCCTCCCGCTCTTGAAGAAGCTCACCAAGCTGGAAGACGTGAGCACCGACGGCATGCAAGTGACCGACGCTGGCTTCGGCCCGCTCGCAGAAATGAAGAGCCTGAAGTCGCTGAGCTTCTTTCATCCTTCGTGGGGGAGCAAGGAATTCGTCGGCACGGGACTCGTGCAGTTGGCGGGGTTGCCCAATCTCGAAAAGTTGACCATCGCTGGTACGCCCTTCAACGATCAAGGGATGGCCGCGGTCGGCAAACTGACGCAACTGAAGGCCTTTCGCACCTGGCACACGTTTCAAACCGAAGCGGGCAATCAGCACCTGCTGAAGCTCACAAACCTGAAAGAGCTGCGACTGGGTCAGCGGTTGCGGCAATACAACGGCCAACCGAACCCGCCGAGCTTGACCGACGACACCATCCAAGTGATTGCACAGCTCACTTCACTCGAGAGTCTCTGGCTCGACGAAGCACGCCTGTCGGGTACCGCGCTCGCTCAGTTGAAAGGGCTCCCCAACTTAAAGCTCCTCACGCTCGAGCGCGTTGACATCGCTGACGCCGAAGTCGAACAGCTGAAGAAAGAACTCCCCAACGTGAAGATCGACGTCAAGCCAATGACCGACGAACAACGCGCGGCGCTCGCCAAGATGCTAAAGCCGTAG
- a CDS encoding type II toxin-antitoxin system VapC family toxin, translating into MQYLLDTNTCIAAMRNHPLVARRLLALNPGDCGISTITAYELFTGVEKCADPTQERRKVELFLQMVSLLPFDSIAAVEAARIRAALEKLGHTIGPYDLLLAGHALSLRLILATNNTGEFLRVRGLTVEDWQCPAP; encoded by the coding sequence GTGCAGTATTTGCTCGACACCAATACGTGCATTGCGGCCATGCGGAATCATCCGCTGGTGGCGAGACGATTGCTGGCCCTGAACCCTGGCGACTGCGGGATATCGACCATCACTGCATATGAGTTATTCACTGGCGTCGAAAAGTGTGCGGATCCAACACAAGAGCGTCGTAAGGTAGAGCTATTTTTGCAGATGGTGAGCTTACTCCCATTTGACTCAATTGCGGCGGTAGAGGCAGCCCGAATCCGAGCAGCGCTTGAGAAGCTTGGACATACCATTGGACCTTACGATCTGTTGCTCGCAGGACACGCCTTGTCGTTGCGACTTATCCTGGCCACTAACAACACCGGGGAGTTTTTACGAGTCAGAGGATTGACTGTGGAAGATTGGCAATGCCCGGCACCTTAG
- a CDS encoding antitoxin yields the protein MKTAEVIELQGMQAVKLPEEFRFDGSSVSIRRAGEAVILEPMKPATWPANFLESIHVDDPAFVRPEQGQTPPAPNLS from the coding sequence ATGAAGACCGCTGAAGTGATCGAGTTACAGGGGATGCAGGCCGTCAAGTTGCCCGAGGAATTTCGTTTTGACGGATCGAGCGTATCGATTCGCAGGGCGGGAGAAGCGGTAATTCTCGAGCCGATGAAGCCTGCAACTTGGCCTGCCAATTTTTTGGAATCCATTCATGTTGACGATCCGGCATTCGTCCGTCCTGAGCAAGGACAGACACCACCAGCCCCCAACTTGAGTTGA